The genome window GTGCGACATCAACGAGGAGATCGCCCGGCTGGGCTCGCACCTCGACCAGTTCGAGAAGCTGTGCCGCGAAGGCCGCGAGGCCGGGCGAAAGCTCGATTTCCTGGCCCAGGAAATGCTCCGGGAGACCAACACGATCGGCAGCAAGGCCAATGATGCCCGGATCGCTCACCATATTGTGGAGGTCAAGGGGGCTATCGACCGGCTCAAGGAGCAGGTCCAGAACATCGAGTGAGCGGCATGGGCGGTATCCTGGTATGTGTCAGCGGGCCCAGCGGGGTCGGCAAGACGACAGTGTGCAAGCGGCTTGCTCAGCGGCTCGACGCCCTGCTGAGCGTGTCAATCACCACCCGGCCCCGGCGAAGCCACGAGGTGGATGGTCGGGATTACTGGTTCATCAGCCGCGAGGAGTTCGAGCGGCGGCTTGAACGTGGAGCGGTGATCGAACACGCCCAGGTGTACGGGGGGCAGTACTACGGTACGCCGGCCGAGCCGGTGATCGAGGCCCTTGCCGCCGGGCGAGTCGTCATCCTGGAGATCGAAATCAACGGCACGATCCAGGTGAAGCGCCGTTTCCCGGACATGGTGGGCGTCTACCTCACCGCCCCGACGACTGAAGAGCAGCGCAGCCGCCTGGTGGGCCGGGCGGAGGACTCTCCGGCGGCCGTGGCCGAGCGACTGAGCAAGGCCGAACAGGAAACGGACCAAGCCCGCGCGTGCGGGGCCTACCACTACTTCGTGGTCAACCAGGACGTGGAAAAGACCGTCCTGGAGCTTGAGCGGATTGTACAGGAGAAACGACGAGCATGATCGAGGCATTGAAGGACGACACGATCATCAAGAAAGTGGGCGGCCGGTTCAAACTCACCGCCCTCATGCAGAAACGGTGGGTCGAGCTGATGCAGGGCAGCCGCCCGTTGGTCGACACCGCCAGCAAGACGGAGCTCGACATCATCGCCGAGGAGATCATCGGCGAGAAAATCACCGCCGAGATCGGCGAGGACTCGGCCGTGACGCCGGAGGCCGGAAGTACCGACGATGACACCTGACCTGAACGGGTACGAAGTGATCGTGGCCGTGGGCGGCGGGATCGCCGCATACAAGGTCTGCCACGTCGTATCCCGGCTGGTCCAGCGAGGCTGCGGGGTCAACGTCGCCATGACCGACGCCGGGACGAAATTCGTCACCCCGCTCACCTTCCAGGCCCTCACCCGGCGCCAGGTCTTTACCACCCTGTGGCAGACCGAAGGACACTATGACCCCCAGCACCTGAGCCTCACCGAACTGGCCGACCTGTTGCTCGTCGCACCGGCTACCGCCGACCTGATCGGCAAGTTCGCGGCCGGCATCGGTGACGACCTCGTGACTACACTCATGCTGGGGCGCGGTTGCCCCGCCCTGCTCGCCCCTGCCATGAACACGCGGATGTGGGAGAACCCCATCGTCCAGCGGAACGTGATCTCGCTCCGCGAATGGGGTTACGCCTTCGTCGAGCCGGGCGAGGGCTGGCTGGCCTGCGGAACGACCGGTACCGGCCGCATGGCGGAAGCCGACACCATCCTCGACGCGGTCACTCAGCTACTTCGACTGAAGCCACCCAGACAATCTCCCTGAGGCACATCACGTGAACGTGCTCATCTCGGCCGGTCCGACTCGCGAGTACTTCGACTCGGTACGCTTCATCTCCAACGCGTCATCGGGAAAGATGGGCTACGCCATCGCCGGCGCGGCGGCCAGACGAGGCCACCGGGTCACACTGGTAAGCGGGCCGGCGACGATCCATGCCCCCAAAGGCGTCAAGGTCGTCCGCGTCGTGACTGCCGCCGACATGGCCCGGGCCTGCAAGCAGGCGTTCAAGACCGCCGACGTCGCGGTCATGACGGCAGCCGTCTCCGATTACCGCCCCGCGACTCGGGCAGGCCGCAAGATCCCCAAGCCAAAGAAGGTCATGCGCGTCCGACTCGAGCCGACCGAAGACATCGCCGCCGCACTCGGCAGTCGCAAGGGAAACCGACTGCTGGTCGGCTTTGCGATGGAGGACCACGGAGGCTACGCCAAGGCCCGGCGCAAGTACCAAAAGAAGAACTGCGATCTGATCGTGCTCAACGGCCCCGAGAACCTCGG of Phycisphaerae bacterium contains these proteins:
- the gmk gene encoding guanylate kinase; the encoded protein is MGGILVCVSGPSGVGKTTVCKRLAQRLDALLSVSITTRPRRSHEVDGRDYWFISREEFERRLERGAVIEHAQVYGGQYYGTPAEPVIEALAAGRVVILEIEINGTIQVKRRFPDMVGVYLTAPTTEEQRSRLVGRAEDSPAAVAERLSKAEQETDQARACGAYHYFVVNQDVEKTVLELERIVQEKRRA
- a CDS encoding DNA-directed RNA polymerase subunit omega, whose product is MIEALKDDTIIKKVGGRFKLTALMQKRWVELMQGSRPLVDTASKTELDIIAEEIIGEKITAEIGEDSAVTPEAGSTDDDT
- a CDS encoding phosphopantothenoylcysteine decarboxylase codes for the protein MNGYEVIVAVGGGIAAYKVCHVVSRLVQRGCGVNVAMTDAGTKFVTPLTFQALTRRQVFTTLWQTEGHYDPQHLSLTELADLLLVAPATADLIGKFAAGIGDDLVTTLMLGRGCPALLAPAMNTRMWENPIVQRNVISLREWGYAFVEPGEGWLACGTTGTGRMAEADTILDAVTQLLRLKPPRQSP
- a CDS encoding phosphopantothenoylcysteine decarboxylase — protein: MNVLISAGPTREYFDSVRFISNASSGKMGYAIAGAAARRGHRVTLVSGPATIHAPKGVKVVRVVTAADMARACKQAFKTADVAVMTAAVSDYRPATRAGRKIPKPKKVMRVRLEPTEDIAAALGSRKGNRLLVGFAMEDHGGYAKARRKYQKKNCDLIVLNGPENLGADHARVELYTTRQGWSRPIQGTKAQIARRLVLAIERLATRPADV